In the Aromatoleum bremense genome, one interval contains:
- the padG gene encoding NADH-dependent phenylglyoxylate dehydrogenase subunit alpha yields MYEVVEKTRPKVLVCDGNEAAAWGVVLSRPDMVAVYPITPQSSLAEYVAQFVADGVLDAELVEAEGEHSVLSVLHGAALAGARTYTASCGQGLAFMFEPYFRTPNLRLPIVMSIVNRDGISPQCVWGGQQDAMTVREVGWVQLFCETVQEVLDTIVMAYRIAEDRSVMLPVNVNHDGNYLSNGIVRIELPDQEEVDDFLGTPDVNWHVALDPDRPMGVDPLTGGSSGPGPSLFVRYRQGHCEGMQNALQVIVDAHAEWAQRFGRSYAPLVEEYRLDDADYAIVTIGSMAGAGKDAVDAARERGERVGLIKIKTLRPFPVDAFVCALDKVRAVGVVDRAVCFGWNSGPVHQETRAALYHCGARIPCLSLIGGLAGADLTQAHFDRAIAETARLLSGPCPRQPVWLNAQD; encoded by the coding sequence ATGTACGAGGTTGTCGAGAAAACCCGGCCCAAAGTGCTCGTCTGCGACGGCAACGAGGCCGCTGCGTGGGGCGTGGTACTGTCGCGCCCCGACATGGTGGCGGTGTATCCGATCACGCCGCAGTCCTCGCTCGCCGAGTACGTCGCGCAGTTCGTCGCCGACGGCGTGCTCGACGCCGAGCTCGTCGAGGCCGAAGGCGAGCACAGCGTGCTGTCGGTGCTGCACGGCGCCGCACTCGCGGGCGCGCGCACCTATACGGCGAGCTGCGGGCAGGGGCTGGCGTTCATGTTCGAGCCGTATTTCCGCACGCCGAACCTGCGCCTGCCGATCGTCATGTCGATCGTCAATCGCGACGGCATCTCGCCGCAGTGCGTGTGGGGCGGCCAGCAGGACGCGATGACGGTGCGCGAAGTCGGCTGGGTGCAGCTGTTCTGCGAGACGGTGCAGGAAGTGCTCGACACGATCGTCATGGCCTACCGGATCGCCGAGGACCGCTCGGTGATGCTGCCGGTCAACGTCAATCACGACGGCAACTACCTGTCGAACGGCATCGTGCGCATCGAGCTGCCCGACCAGGAGGAAGTGGACGACTTCCTCGGCACGCCGGACGTCAATTGGCACGTTGCGCTCGACCCCGACCGCCCGATGGGCGTCGACCCGCTGACCGGCGGTTCTTCGGGGCCGGGGCCGTCGCTGTTCGTGCGCTATCGCCAGGGACACTGCGAGGGCATGCAGAACGCCCTTCAAGTCATCGTCGACGCGCACGCCGAATGGGCGCAGCGCTTCGGGCGCAGCTACGCGCCGCTCGTTGAGGAATACCGCCTCGACGATGCCGACTACGCGATCGTCACGATCGGCAGCATGGCCGGTGCTGGCAAGGACGCGGTCGATGCCGCCCGCGAACGCGGCGAGCGCGTCGGCCTCATCAAGATCAAGACGCTGCGGCCGTTCCCGGTTGATGCGTTTGTCTGCGCGCTCGACAAAGTGCGTGCGGTCGGTGTCGTCGACCGGGCGGTGTGCTTCGGCTGGAACAGCGGTCCGGTCCATCAGGAGACGCGCGCCGCGCTGTACCACTGCGGCGCGCGCATTCCGTGCCTGAGCCTGATCGGCGGGCTCGCCGGCGCGGACCTGACGCAGGCGCACTTCGACCGGGCGATTGCCGAAACCGCGAGACTGCTGAGCGGGCCGTGCCCGCGTCAGCCGGTCTGGCTCAACGCGCAGGACTGA
- the padF gene encoding NADH-dependent phenylglyoxylate dehydrogenase subunit delta yields the protein MKKQSVPLFDPGAIPDNLCPIATDYSRMLPGDWRSQRPVVDRRKCVKCAVCWLYCPVQCVVERAGWFDMNLATCKGCGICAQECPHGAIAMIDEED from the coding sequence ATGAAGAAGCAGTCTGTCCCGCTGTTCGATCCGGGCGCGATTCCCGACAACCTGTGTCCGATCGCGACCGATTACAGCCGCATGCTGCCCGGCGACTGGCGCTCGCAGCGCCCGGTCGTCGATCGGAGGAAATGCGTGAAATGCGCGGTGTGCTGGCTGTACTGCCCGGTGCAGTGCGTCGTCGAGCGCGCCGGCTGGTTCGACATGAACCTCGCCACCTGCAAGGGCTGCGGCATCTGCGCGCAGGAGTGTCCGCACGGCGCGATCGCGATGATCGACGAAGAGGATTGA
- the padE gene encoding NADH-dependent phenylglyoxylate dehydrogenase subunit gamma has protein sequence MFEVRLHGRGGQGTVLAAGILAKAVVAEGRHVVAIPQFGFERRGAPVAAYLRISERPMRAMTNIYAPNCVVCIDSSLPRVVDIFAGLSAGGVLVQASRRTLGELKIPPAIATVALCDAVAIAREVFGRPITNTVMLGAFARVTGLVSLEALDQALVETSFRDAGLVQNRRALALGHARTVVHRIDRKEAA, from the coding sequence ATGTTTGAAGTGCGATTGCACGGGCGCGGCGGGCAGGGGACGGTGCTCGCCGCGGGAATCCTCGCGAAGGCGGTGGTGGCCGAAGGGCGGCACGTGGTCGCGATTCCGCAGTTCGGCTTCGAGCGGCGCGGCGCGCCGGTCGCGGCCTACCTGCGCATCTCGGAGCGCCCGATGCGGGCGATGACGAACATCTACGCCCCGAACTGCGTCGTGTGCATCGACTCGTCGCTGCCGCGGGTCGTCGACATCTTCGCCGGCCTGAGCGCAGGCGGCGTGCTCGTTCAGGCGAGCCGGCGCACGCTCGGCGAACTGAAAATCCCGCCGGCGATCGCGACCGTCGCGCTGTGCGACGCGGTCGCGATCGCCCGCGAAGTGTTCGGGCGGCCGATCACGAACACCGTGATGCTCGGCGCGTTCGCGCGCGTGACCGGCCTGGTGTCGCTCGAAGCGCTCGACCAGGCGCTCGTCGAGACGAGTTTTCGCGACGCCGGCCTCGTGCAGAACCGGCGCGCGCTCGCGCTGGGGCATGCGCGCACCGTCGTGCACCGCATCGACAGGAAGGAAGCGGCATGA
- a CDS encoding cyclase family protein, producing the protein MSSNATVLTQLIEELEAGTVKVVDLTQPLGPDTPVLDLPPPFSNSPPVSFETISHYDDRGPAWYWRTLRMGEHTGTHFDAPVHWISGRDRSEGTLDTIPPRRLVGPACVIDISSEAAANPDHLLTRDALLAWESRHGRIPPNAWVLLRSDWSKRVGAAEFLNCREDGPHSPGFDRDATELLALERDVLGVGVETVGTDAGQAFLFDPPFWTHNIMQGNGKFGLASLCNLDQLPATGAVLVASPLKLVGGSGSPLRVLALAPA; encoded by the coding sequence ATGTCATCGAACGCAACAGTCCTGACGCAGCTGATCGAGGAACTCGAAGCGGGTACCGTGAAAGTCGTGGACCTGACGCAGCCGCTCGGGCCGGACACGCCGGTGCTTGACCTGCCGCCGCCGTTCTCGAATTCGCCGCCGGTCAGCTTCGAGACGATTTCGCACTACGACGACCGCGGCCCGGCGTGGTACTGGCGCACGCTGCGCATGGGCGAACACACCGGCACGCATTTCGACGCGCCGGTGCACTGGATCAGCGGCCGGGATCGCAGCGAGGGCACGCTCGACACGATACCGCCGCGCCGCCTCGTCGGCCCGGCCTGCGTCATCGACATCAGCAGCGAAGCCGCCGCGAACCCCGACCATCTGCTGACGCGCGACGCGCTGCTCGCGTGGGAGAGCCGGCACGGCCGCATCCCGCCGAACGCCTGGGTGCTGCTGCGCAGCGACTGGTCCAAGCGCGTCGGCGCCGCGGAGTTTCTGAACTGCCGCGAGGACGGGCCGCATTCGCCCGGCTTCGACCGCGACGCCACCGAGCTGCTGGCGCTCGAACGCGACGTGCTCGGCGTCGGCGTCGAGACCGTCGGCACCGACGCCGGCCAGGCCTTCCTGTTCGATCCGCCGTTCTGGACGCACAACATCATGCAGGGCAACGGCAAGTTCGGGCTCGCCAGCCTGTGCAATCTCGACCAGCTCCCCGCCACCGGCGCGGTGCTTGTCGCCTCGCCGCTGAAGCTGGTCGGCGGCTCGGGCAGCCCGTTGCGGGTGCTGGCGCTCGCGCCGGCCTGA
- the fdhD gene encoding formate dehydrogenase accessory sulfurtransferase FdhD — protein sequence MNARDDLCTRVPGCDSSGASRIVIANRLSADCAGAVPAACSVVEEDVLTIDVEGVGLYSLMWTPAEGAAAPGGFVAGEGVLGEVALPERLALALGFAFTEGIVSGLSDIATMALCPERPDVVRMRLFAPERVIVKRRDVMMTSACGACGGREALESGVADLPRVGDTLRLAGADFAALMEGMRRRQTLYGSTGGTHAAAVFSAERQIVAAAEDLGRHNALDKVIGKCLLRGDALAGCGVVLSSRLSYEMVAKAARAGFEVVAAVSAPTSLAIDIAERLGITLCGFVRGDRATVYTHPERIRECVSGSDPMLRRARTRGDAPDRRATGRIPETAMSVRFTTED from the coding sequence ATGAACGCCCGCGACGATCTTTGCACGCGAGTCCCGGGGTGCGATTCCTCCGGCGCCAGCCGGATCGTCATCGCGAACCGGCTGTCGGCCGATTGCGCCGGCGCCGTGCCGGCGGCCTGCAGCGTCGTCGAGGAGGACGTGCTGACGATCGACGTCGAAGGCGTCGGTCTCTACTCGCTGATGTGGACGCCCGCCGAAGGCGCGGCGGCGCCGGGCGGCTTCGTCGCCGGCGAAGGCGTGCTCGGCGAGGTCGCGCTGCCCGAGCGGCTCGCGCTCGCGCTCGGCTTCGCCTTCACCGAAGGCATCGTTTCCGGCCTTTCGGACATCGCGACGATGGCGCTGTGCCCGGAGCGGCCGGACGTCGTGCGCATGCGGCTTTTCGCGCCCGAGCGGGTCATCGTCAAACGCCGCGACGTGATGATGACGAGCGCCTGCGGGGCGTGCGGCGGGCGCGAGGCGCTCGAAAGCGGCGTCGCCGATCTGCCCCGCGTCGGCGACACGCTGCGGCTCGCCGGCGCCGACTTCGCGGCGCTGATGGAAGGTATGCGCCGCCGCCAGACGCTGTATGGCAGCACCGGCGGCACGCACGCCGCGGCCGTGTTCTCGGCCGAGCGGCAGATCGTCGCCGCGGCCGAAGACCTCGGCCGGCACAACGCCCTCGACAAGGTGATCGGCAAGTGCCTGCTGCGAGGAGACGCGCTCGCCGGCTGCGGCGTGGTCCTGTCGAGCCGCCTGAGCTACGAGATGGTCGCGAAAGCGGCGCGCGCCGGTTTCGAAGTCGTCGCCGCGGTGTCCGCGCCGACCTCGCTCGCGATCGACATCGCCGAGCGGCTCGGCATCACGCTGTGCGGCTTCGTGCGCGGCGATCGTGCGACCGTCTACACCCACCCCGAGCGCATCCGCGAATGCGTCTCCGGCAGCGATCCGATGCTGCGTCGGGCTCGAACGCGCGGGGACGCGCCAGACCGGCGCGCCACCGGGCGCATCCCCGAAACGGCCATGTCCGTCCGCTTCACCACCGAAGATTGA